The Sorangiineae bacterium MSr11954 DNA segment CCAAGGTGGGCTGATTGAGAAGTCCGGCTACGCCAAGGTGAAAGACCTCTTCGGCTGGAAGTACATGGTGGGCGAGCTGGGGCCGCGCGTGAAGAAGGCGCACCAGGAGATCGCGAGCCTGCCGGAGGTCACCTGCCGGCCCACGTCGCTCAAGCACGTGGAGCGCGACGTGAGCCTCATCGTCGACGTCTTCAACGACGCGTGGTCGGACAACTGGGGCTTCGTTCCCTCCACGCGCTCGGAGGTGCGGAAGATGGCGGCCGATTTCAAGTTGATCCTCGAGCCGCAGATCACGCGCATCGCCTTCATCGACGGGGAGGCGGCGGCCGTGGCGGTGGCGCTCCCCAACATCAACGAGATGATCGGCGATCTGCGCGGCCGGCTCGCGCCGTTCGGGCTGCCGAAGCTCCTGTACCGGCTCAAGGTGCAAGGCCCGCGCAGCGCGCGGCTCATCATCCTGGGCATCCGCCGAAAGTACCGGCATGTGCGCAAATACGCGGCGCTCTCGGCCTATCTCTACGGCGAGCTCGCCATGTCGGGAAAGCGCATCGGCATCGAGTGGGGGGAGCTCGGGTGGACGCTCGAGGACAATGGCGCCGTCAACGCCGGGATCAAGTTGATGGGCGGAAAGCACTACAAGACGTACCGTATTTACGAAAAGAGCCTGAGCACACCATGAACGTACTCATTACGGGGGCCAGCGGTTTTCTCGGCAGCCATGTGGCGGAGCAGCTCTCGCTCGGGGGCCACTCCGTGCGCGCGCTGGTCCGGCGCACGTCGAACCGAAAGTTCCTCGAGTCGCTCTCCAACGTGGAGCTCGTGTACGGCGCCGTGGAGGAGGCCGACAAGGTGGAGGCCGCCGCCGACGGCGTCGATGCGATCGTGCACGCGGCGGGCATCGTCAAGGCGCGCAATCGGGAGGAGTTTCACGCCATCAACGTGGGCGGCACCCAGAACGTGATCGCGGCCGCGAAGAAGCAAGCGGGGAAGATCCGCCGCGTCGTCTACGTCTCGAGCTTGGAGGCGTGCGGCCCCTCGGTGAACGGCGATCCCATCGACGCCGACCAGCAAAACCCGATCACCGCGTATGGCCGCTCCAAGCTGGAGGCCGAACGAGCGATTCAAGCCGTCAAAGACGAGCTCCCCGTCGTCACCCTGCGCCCCACGGGCATCTACGGCCCGCGCGACGTCGAAATCTTCGAGGTCTTCAAGGCCGTGCAGCGCCGGGTGCTGCCCATCACGGGCGACGGCAGCGCCAAGGTCACCTTCACGTACGCGACCGACTGCGCCAAGGCCATCATCCGCGCCATCGAGGCGGACATCCCCAGCGGCCGGAGCTACTTCATCACCGACGGCAAGATCTACGTGCAGCGCGAGGCGATGGAAGAGGTCGAACGCGCCATCGGCAAGCGCGCCATCATCCGCAAAGGCCTCCCCCTCGGCGTCATCAGCGCCGTGGCCCTCGGCGTCGAAACCTACGGGAAGTTCGCCAACAAAGCCGTGATGCTCACGCGCGAAAAGGCGAACATGCTGGCGCAGCCTTACTGGGTCTGCAGCACCGACAACGCCATGGCCGACTTGGGCTGGAAGCCCGAGGTCGACTGGGCCGAGGGCACCCGGCGCACCGTCAAGTGGTACCGCGAAAACGGCTGGCTATGATGGCTGGGGGCCGCGCGCTCGACGTCGCGGCCCCATGCGGTAAAATCCGTCGAGGTGCCGAGGAGTGACGTATGAGCCACCTTGACCGCATCACGTCCGATCCCACTCGAATGAACGGACAGCCCTGCGTAC contains these protein-coding regions:
- a CDS encoding NAD-dependent epimerase/dehydratase family protein is translated as MNVLITGASGFLGSHVAEQLSLGGHSVRALVRRTSNRKFLESLSNVELVYGAVEEADKVEAAADGVDAIVHAAGIVKARNREEFHAINVGGTQNVIAAAKKQAGKIRRVVYVSSLEACGPSVNGDPIDADQQNPITAYGRSKLEAERAIQAVKDELPVVTLRPTGIYGPRDVEIFEVFKAVQRRVLPITGDGSAKVTFTYATDCAKAIIRAIEADIPSGRSYFITDGKIYVQREAMEEVERAIGKRAIIRKGLPLGVISAVALGVETYGKFANKAVMLTREKANMLAQPYWVCSTDNAMADLGWKPEVDWAEGTRRTVKWYRENGWL